In Kitasatospora sp. NA04385, a single genomic region encodes these proteins:
- a CDS encoding type III PLP-dependent enzyme: MNRPAAPGHLSPALRAALAASTDDRIFYDLAGIARRYAALRDELPGVDVRFAMKACPVDEVLAGLAALGAGFDAASPHEIAQALRTGVPAARVHYGNTVKSDQGIAEAYRLGIRDFATDSLPDVAAIAEHAPGARVFCRLATSGEGALWGLSRKFGCSAADAVRVLTAARDAGLTPAGLSVHVGSQQLTSKAWTAAFDLLGDVLLEARRHGIELDHVNLGGGLPALGYVDRHGTALAPPLDEIFQAVREGVDRLRRLHGGALDFVLEPGRHLVADQGAIRTHVYRLTSRQQPDGEREHWLYLGCGKFNGLYEMDQVQYRLLFPTHPDPECVPAVVAGPTCDSDDTFPHGQQSGLVPVPRTAASGDPVWVLSTGAYAVSYLTQGFNGFEPLPYTVLTGGDAQPPEPAARQNSSCLGEAPVNGEES; the protein is encoded by the coding sequence TTGAACCGGCCCGCCGCCCCCGGCCACCTCTCCCCCGCGCTGCGCGCCGCGCTGGCCGCGTCCACCGACGACCGGATCTTCTACGACCTGGCCGGGATCGCCCGCCGCTACGCCGCGCTGCGGGACGAACTGCCGGGCGTCGACGTCCGGTTCGCCATGAAGGCCTGCCCGGTGGACGAGGTGCTGGCCGGGCTGGCCGCGCTCGGCGCCGGGTTCGACGCCGCCAGCCCGCACGAGATCGCCCAGGCCCTGCGCACCGGCGTACCGGCCGCCCGGGTGCACTACGGCAACACCGTCAAGTCGGACCAGGGCATCGCCGAGGCGTACCGCCTGGGCATCCGGGACTTCGCCACCGACAGCCTCCCCGACGTCGCCGCGATCGCCGAACACGCCCCGGGCGCACGGGTGTTCTGCCGGCTCGCGACCAGCGGCGAGGGCGCGCTGTGGGGCCTGAGCCGCAAGTTCGGCTGCTCGGCGGCGGACGCCGTCCGGGTGCTGACCGCCGCCCGGGACGCCGGGCTGACCCCCGCCGGGCTCTCGGTGCACGTCGGCTCGCAGCAGCTGACCTCCAAGGCCTGGACGGCGGCCTTCGACCTGCTCGGCGACGTCCTGCTCGAAGCCCGGCGGCACGGCATCGAACTCGACCACGTCAACCTCGGCGGCGGCCTGCCCGCCCTCGGGTACGTCGACCGGCACGGCACCGCGCTCGCACCGCCGCTCGACGAGATCTTCCAGGCCGTCCGGGAGGGCGTCGACCGGCTGCGCCGACTGCACGGCGGCGCACTGGACTTCGTCCTGGAGCCCGGCCGCCACCTGGTCGCCGACCAGGGCGCGATCCGCACCCACGTCTACCGGCTGACCTCCCGCCAGCAGCCCGACGGCGAGCGGGAGCACTGGCTCTACCTGGGCTGCGGGAAGTTCAACGGCCTGTACGAGATGGACCAGGTGCAGTACCGGCTGCTCTTCCCGACCCACCCGGACCCGGAGTGCGTGCCCGCCGTGGTGGCGGGCCCGACCTGCGACAGCGACGACACCTTCCCGCACGGGCAGCAGTCCGGCCTGGTGCCGGTGCCCCGAACGGCGGCCTCCGGCGACCCGGTGTGGGTCCTCTCCACCGGCGCGTACGCGGTCAGCTACCTCACCCAGGGCTTCAACGGCTTCGAACCGCTGCCGTACACGGTGCTCACCGGCGGGGACGCTCAGCCGCCGGAGCCCGCCGCCCGGCAGAACAGCAGTTGCTTGGGCGAGGCGCCGGTGAACGGGGAGGAGTCGTAG
- a CDS encoding alpha-ketoacid dehydrogenase subunit beta: protein MRLSYTKALNRALTDALAEDPAVCVFGEDIGAGMAGPTLNLLDRFGPGRIVDTPLSEQAFTSMAIGAALTGRRPVIEFQIPSLLFLVFEQLVNQAHKFSLMTGGQSAVPLTCLVPGSGSRDGWAGQHSDHPYGLFAHAGVKTVVPATPTDAYGLLRSAIADPDPVVVFAPAAALPVRETVTWELAPVPLGSARIHREGTDVTVVAVGHLVHDALAVAEELAPEVSVEVFDPRTLHPFDWTALAASLERTGRLVVIDDSNRSCGIGGEVIATAAEGMRLVAPPRRITRPDGTVLPFAPGLDRALQPSRGQLRDAIGEVMKHRAPVRPHGEGPAR from the coding sequence ATGAGGCTCTCCTACACCAAGGCGCTCAACCGGGCGCTCACCGACGCCCTTGCCGAGGACCCGGCGGTCTGCGTGTTCGGCGAGGACATCGGCGCCGGCATGGCCGGCCCCACCCTCAACCTGCTCGACCGCTTCGGCCCCGGCCGGATCGTCGACACCCCGCTCTCCGAGCAGGCCTTCACCTCGATGGCGATCGGCGCCGCCCTGACCGGCCGGCGGCCGGTGATCGAGTTCCAGATCCCCTCGCTGCTCTTCCTGGTCTTCGAGCAACTCGTCAACCAGGCCCACAAGTTCTCCCTGATGACCGGCGGCCAGAGCGCCGTCCCGCTGACCTGCCTGGTGCCGGGCTCCGGCTCCCGGGACGGCTGGGCCGGGCAGCACTCCGACCACCCCTACGGCCTGTTCGCGCACGCCGGGGTGAAGACCGTCGTCCCGGCCACGCCCACCGACGCCTACGGGCTGCTGCGCTCGGCGATCGCCGACCCGGACCCGGTGGTGGTGTTCGCCCCGGCCGCCGCGCTGCCGGTGCGGGAGACCGTCACCTGGGAGCTGGCGCCGGTCCCGCTCGGCTCGGCCCGGATCCACCGCGAGGGCACCGACGTCACCGTGGTCGCCGTCGGCCACCTGGTGCACGACGCGCTGGCCGTCGCCGAGGAGCTCGCGCCCGAGGTCTCCGTCGAGGTGTTCGACCCGCGCACCCTGCACCCCTTCGACTGGACGGCCCTGGCCGCCTCGCTGGAGCGCACCGGGCGCCTGGTCGTCATCGACGACTCCAACCGGAGCTGCGGCATTGGCGGGGAGGTCATCGCCACCGCGGCCGAGGGGATGCGCCTGGTCGCCCCGCCCCGGCGGATCACCCGGCCGGACGGCACCGTGCTGCCGTTCGCCCCCGGGCTCGACCGCGCCCTGCAGCCGAGCCGCGGGCAACTCCGCGACGCGATCGGCGAAGTGATGAAGCACCGGGCCCCGGTGCGCCCGCACGGCGAAGGCCCGGCCCGTTGA
- a CDS encoding thiamine pyrophosphate-dependent dehydrogenase E1 component subunit alpha, with protein sequence MTQHDPVTQHDPMPQHDPVDPVGLGSPAGRYRMLRLIRGFEELALGLVKSGEITGGIHPYIGQEAVAVGVCAALRPQDRITSTHRGHGHVLAKGAAPDRLLAELLGRTGGLNRGRGGSMHAADFSLGVLGANGMVGAGGAIAVGAAWSARQAGEDRVAVAFFGDGALNQGVLLESFNLAAMWRLPVLFVCENNGYATTLPAATAVAGSATGRAAAFGIPAAEVDGMDTEAVRAAAAEAVERAASGGGPGFLECRTYRFEGHHTMERLMKLRYRTPEEVADWRALDPLPRAAALLPPGRAGQLDASVAQQLDAAREFALASEHPDPAGALEHLYADGLRPRTGSGA encoded by the coding sequence GTGACCCAGCACGACCCGGTGACCCAGCACGACCCGATGCCCCAGCACGACCCGGTCGACCCGGTCGGCCTCGGCTCGCCCGCCGGGCGCTACCGGATGCTGCGGCTGATCCGCGGCTTCGAGGAGCTGGCGCTCGGCCTGGTGAAGTCCGGGGAGATCACCGGCGGCATCCACCCGTACATCGGGCAGGAGGCGGTGGCGGTCGGCGTCTGCGCCGCGCTGCGCCCGCAGGACCGGATCACCTCCACCCACCGGGGCCACGGCCACGTGCTCGCCAAGGGCGCGGCCCCGGACCGGCTGCTGGCCGAACTCCTGGGCCGCACCGGCGGGTTGAACCGGGGCCGGGGCGGCTCGATGCACGCGGCGGACTTCTCGCTCGGCGTCCTGGGCGCCAACGGCATGGTCGGCGCGGGCGGTGCCATCGCGGTCGGCGCCGCCTGGTCGGCCCGGCAGGCCGGCGAGGACCGGGTCGCCGTCGCCTTCTTCGGCGACGGCGCGCTCAACCAGGGCGTCCTGCTGGAGTCCTTCAACCTGGCCGCGATGTGGCGGCTGCCGGTGCTGTTCGTCTGCGAGAACAACGGCTACGCCACCACGCTGCCGGCCGCCACCGCGGTGGCCGGCAGCGCCACCGGCCGGGCCGCCGCCTTCGGCATCCCCGCCGCCGAGGTGGACGGGATGGACACCGAGGCCGTCCGCGCGGCGGCCGCCGAGGCCGTCGAACGGGCCGCGTCCGGCGGCGGCCCCGGCTTCCTCGAGTGCCGCACCTACCGCTTCGAGGGGCACCACACCATGGAACGGCTGATGAAACTGCGCTACCGCACCCCGGAGGAGGTCGCCGACTGGCGCGCCCTCGACCCGCTGCCGCGCGCCGCCGCGCTCCTGCCGCCCGGCCGGGCCGGGCAGTTGGACGCCTCGGTGGCGCAACAGCTGGACGCCGCGCGGGAGTTCGCGCTCGCCTCCGAACACCCGGACCCGGCAGGGGCGTTGGAGCACCTGTACGCCGACGGGCTGCGGCCGAGGACGGGGTCCGGGGCATGA
- a CDS encoding phytanoyl-CoA dioxygenase family protein codes for MTTAPAFALTAAETALLPTPEEVAGYREHGWYLSRKLFTDAEIDALQAATDDYYEGHRDRTLAVRPPNLAAWEPAHGPVQRHNDYVHYESDAIAAILRKPLVGAVAALLAGAEEIRVFQSTLILKPPVPEEPSNQVPWHFDKHYWHSSSSEEMLTAFIPFHDCGVENGTITMVDGSNRWEELPSAEDATRHFARRDRSELESILAANAAHNGAEVRKVPVVIPRGHVSFHHCRTYHGSGANLADFPRRAISLHLQDGANEYRHATRPDGTLASYNHDALVRRTADGRPDYADPEICPVIWREGR; via the coding sequence GTGACCACCGCCCCCGCATTCGCCCTGACCGCGGCCGAGACCGCCCTGCTGCCCACGCCCGAGGAGGTGGCCGGCTACCGCGAGCACGGCTGGTACCTCTCCCGGAAGCTGTTCACCGACGCGGAGATCGACGCCCTCCAGGCCGCCACCGACGACTACTACGAGGGCCACCGCGACCGCACCCTCGCCGTCCGGCCGCCGAACCTGGCCGCCTGGGAGCCCGCGCACGGGCCGGTGCAGCGGCACAACGACTACGTGCACTACGAGAGCGACGCGATCGCCGCGATCCTGCGCAAGCCGCTGGTCGGCGCCGTCGCCGCGCTGCTCGCCGGCGCCGAGGAGATCCGGGTCTTCCAGTCGACCCTGATCCTCAAGCCGCCGGTGCCCGAGGAGCCCTCCAACCAGGTGCCGTGGCACTTCGACAAGCACTACTGGCACAGCTCCTCCTCGGAGGAGATGCTGACCGCCTTCATCCCCTTCCACGACTGCGGGGTGGAGAACGGCACCATCACCATGGTCGACGGCAGCAACCGCTGGGAGGAGCTCCCCTCCGCCGAGGACGCCACCCGGCACTTCGCCCGGCGCGACCGCTCCGAGCTGGAGTCGATCCTCGCCGCCAACGCCGCCCACAACGGCGCCGAGGTGCGCAAGGTCCCGGTGGTCATCCCGCGCGGGCACGTGAGCTTCCACCACTGCCGCACCTACCACGGCAGCGGCGCCAACCTGGCCGACTTCCCGCGCCGGGCGATCTCGCTGCACCTCCAGGACGGCGCCAACGAGTACCGCCACGCCACCCGCCCGGACGGCACCCTCGCCTCCTACAACCACGACGCGCTGGTGCGGCGCACCGCCGACGGCCGCCCCGACTACGCCGACCCCGAGATCTGCCCGGTGATCTGGCGGGAAGGCCGGTGA
- the hppD gene encoding 4-hydroxyphenylpyruvate dioxygenase, translating to MSIQTITHVEYHCEDAARTAAELQTRFGFRRDADQPEWQPGMRAVHLHQGTIRLRLHSSGITDHPVARYVERHGEGVAVLALGCTDPRAALERAERHGAVVLDRDGALIAGFGDTALRFVGLPDAQEPSGGELLDALDHVAICVPAGQLAEAVLFCEAALGMHRIFGEYIEVGEQGMDSSVVQSPSGDVTFTLIEPDTSRRAGQIDTFLADHDGAGVQHLALRTDDIATAVRTARSHGVEFLSTPGAYYDGLAERLGDTAIPVGTLRELDVLVDQDHGGQLFQIFARSTHPRRTFFLEVIERQGAGTFGTANIKALYEAVERQRAAASA from the coding sequence TTGTCGATCCAGACGATCACCCATGTCGAGTACCACTGCGAGGACGCCGCGCGGACCGCCGCCGAGCTGCAGACCCGCTTCGGCTTCCGGCGCGACGCCGACCAGCCCGAGTGGCAGCCCGGGATGCGGGCCGTCCACCTGCACCAGGGCACCATCCGGCTGCGGCTGCACTCCAGCGGGATCACCGACCACCCGGTGGCCCGCTACGTCGAGCGGCACGGCGAGGGCGTCGCCGTGCTGGCGCTCGGCTGCACCGACCCGCGGGCCGCACTGGAGCGGGCCGAGCGGCACGGCGCCGTGGTCCTGGACCGGGACGGCGCCCTGATCGCCGGCTTCGGCGACACCGCGCTGCGCTTCGTCGGACTGCCGGACGCCCAGGAGCCCTCCGGCGGCGAACTGCTGGACGCCCTCGACCACGTGGCGATCTGCGTCCCCGCCGGGCAGCTGGCGGAGGCCGTGCTGTTCTGCGAGGCCGCGCTCGGCATGCACCGGATCTTCGGCGAGTACATCGAGGTCGGCGAGCAGGGCATGGACTCCAGCGTGGTGCAGAGCCCCTCCGGGGACGTCACCTTCACCCTGATCGAGCCGGACACCAGCCGCCGGGCCGGCCAGATCGACACCTTCCTCGCCGACCACGACGGCGCGGGCGTCCAGCACCTGGCGCTGCGCACCGACGACATCGCCACCGCCGTCCGCACCGCCAGGTCGCACGGCGTCGAGTTCCTCTCCACCCCGGGCGCCTACTACGACGGCCTGGCCGAGCGGCTGGGCGACACCGCGATCCCGGTGGGGACGCTGCGCGAACTGGACGTCCTGGTCGACCAGGACCACGGCGGCCAGCTGTTCCAGATCTTCGCCCGCTCGACCCACCCCCGGCGGACCTTCTTCCTGGAGGTGATCGAGCGCCAGGGCGCGGGCACCTTCGGCACCGCCAACATCAAGGCGCTCTACGAGGCCGTCGAGCGCCAGCGCGCCGCCGCCTCCGCCTGA
- a CDS encoding beta-ketoacyl-[acyl-carrier-protein] synthase family protein, which produces MSGAGRPGAVVTGLGMVTSLGRKPAEVFEALTSGRSGITAVPEGHVAHGWLSAAGIAPDIDGREVLPPTETRCVDRFALLAMAAADDALADAALVVGRDVDARRTAVVLGTGGGGLETYEQQAGRRRERGRPGVSPYLLPGMLSNMATARVAIKHGIRGFSTAIVTACAAGAQAVAEGLRLIRAGDADVVVCGGTDASLHPTIISAFANARALSVGWDDPAQASRPFDARRNGFVLGDGSAVLVLESAEHAAARGAAGYAELIGWGSSTDAHHPTMPRPDGSGAADAMRAALANAGLEPSDIGYVNAHGTGTKLGDIAESAALNAVFGAHRPAVSSTKGATGHLLGAAGAVEAAVTALAVARGLLPPTLNLDEPDPACDLDHVRGAARPAVLRAALSNAFAFGGHNASLVFGPTPTRTAK; this is translated from the coding sequence GTGAGCGGCGCCGGACGGCCCGGGGCCGTCGTCACCGGCCTGGGAATGGTCACCTCGCTGGGCCGCAAGCCCGCGGAGGTCTTCGAGGCGCTGACCTCCGGGCGCAGCGGCATCACCGCCGTACCGGAGGGCCACGTCGCGCACGGCTGGCTGTCCGCCGCCGGGATCGCCCCGGACATCGACGGCCGGGAGGTGCTGCCGCCGACCGAGACCCGCTGCGTCGACCGCTTCGCGCTGCTGGCGATGGCCGCCGCGGACGACGCGCTGGCCGACGCCGCCCTGGTGGTCGGCCGCGACGTCGACGCCCGGCGCACCGCCGTGGTGCTGGGCACCGGCGGCGGCGGCCTGGAGACCTACGAGCAGCAGGCGGGCCGCCGCCGGGAGCGCGGCCGTCCCGGGGTCAGCCCGTACCTGCTGCCCGGGATGCTCTCCAACATGGCGACCGCCCGGGTGGCGATCAAGCACGGCATCCGCGGCTTCAGCACCGCGATCGTGACGGCCTGCGCGGCCGGTGCCCAGGCGGTGGCCGAGGGGCTGCGGCTGATCCGGGCCGGCGACGCGGACGTGGTGGTGTGCGGCGGGACGGACGCCTCGCTGCACCCGACGATCATCTCCGCCTTCGCCAACGCCCGTGCGCTGTCCGTCGGTTGGGACGACCCGGCGCAGGCCTCCCGGCCGTTCGACGCCCGCCGCAACGGCTTCGTGCTGGGCGACGGCAGCGCCGTCCTGGTGCTGGAGAGCGCCGAGCACGCCGCCGCCCGCGGCGCCGCCGGGTACGCCGAACTGATCGGCTGGGGCTCCAGCACCGACGCCCACCACCCGACCATGCCCCGCCCGGACGGCTCGGGCGCCGCCGACGCCATGCGGGCCGCCCTCGCCAACGCCGGGCTGGAGCCGTCCGACATCGGCTACGTCAACGCGCACGGCACCGGCACCAAGCTCGGCGACATCGCCGAATCGGCCGCGCTGAACGCGGTGTTCGGCGCGCACCGGCCCGCCGTCAGCTCCACCAAGGGCGCCACCGGCCACCTGCTGGGCGCGGCCGGGGCGGTGGAGGCCGCCGTCACCGCGCTGGCGGTGGCCCGCGGCCTGCTCCCGCCGACCCTCAACCTGGACGAGCCCGACCCGGCCTGCGACCTGGACCACGTCCGCGGCGCCGCCCGCCCGGCCGTCCTGCGGGCCGCGCTGAGCAACGCCTTCGCGTTCGGCGGCCACAACGCCAGCCTGGTCTTCGGGCCGACGCCCACCCGCACCGCCAAGTAG
- a CDS encoding class I adenylate-forming enzyme family protein, with the protein MSIRSIRSLLANDPDVGAGNVLTSRIALGAGLDEPRLTFDTAVDAHAAGAALTLRQADHAVRARAAALHALGVGRRDVVVVYTTAAADQVLCFLALARLGAIPALLNPGVEGERAARYIARLGAAGILTDPEHRAELAGHDPAAPVLADAADLGTADPDAAPAPYRHHADDPVAITHSSGTTGMPKAVLHSHASLYASIRHRAALPRPQGIDRVLSALPAAHAATLIAVNLALSFDAQLHLISRQTGPAVLEAIEHWRPQSVFGFATTWADLARQDLAARDLSSVGLWWNTGDCAHEAHIRRLIAQGSRETVTREGRGRLAGSVFIDGLGSSEMGHSHFHITHAPGTEKYGRCVGRPHTFVDCEVVGPDGEPLGPGEVGELATASPTLALGYWNDSVTTYRTRLRGRFLTGDLMYRDEDGYYYHVDRLVDAVDLGGGRRLYTAMSEERVLADVPGVQDCTVVAVKDVDRVVTDVLLLLADGADPAADRTAEVLAALDPHTAATVRSVLVVDDADIPLGPTGKVRKVLLRERHLAATAPAPTATAATAPAAAR; encoded by the coding sequence GTGAGCATCCGCAGCATCCGCAGTCTCCTGGCGAACGACCCGGACGTCGGCGCCGGGAACGTGCTGACCAGCAGGATCGCCCTGGGCGCCGGTCTCGACGAGCCCCGGCTGACCTTCGACACCGCGGTGGACGCCCACGCCGCCGGGGCGGCGCTCACCTTGCGCCAGGCCGACCACGCCGTCCGGGCCCGGGCCGCCGCGCTGCACGCCCTCGGGGTCGGCCGGCGCGACGTGGTGGTGGTGTACACGACGGCCGCCGCCGACCAGGTGCTGTGCTTCCTGGCGCTGGCCCGGCTCGGCGCGATCCCGGCGCTGCTCAACCCCGGGGTGGAGGGCGAGCGCGCGGCCCGCTACATCGCCCGGCTCGGCGCCGCGGGCATCCTCACCGACCCCGAGCACCGGGCCGAGCTGGCGGGGCACGACCCGGCGGCCCCGGTGCTCGCCGACGCCGCCGACCTCGGCACCGCCGACCCGGACGCGGCGCCCGCGCCCTACCGCCACCACGCGGACGACCCGGTGGCGATCACCCACTCCTCCGGCACCACCGGGATGCCCAAGGCCGTGTTGCACTCGCACGCCAGCCTGTACGCGTCGATCCGGCACCGCGCCGCGCTGCCCCGCCCGCAGGGCATCGACCGGGTGCTCAGCGCGCTGCCCGCCGCGCACGCCGCGACGCTGATCGCGGTCAACCTGGCGCTCAGCTTCGACGCCCAACTGCACCTGATCTCCCGGCAGACCGGCCCGGCGGTGCTGGAGGCGATCGAGCACTGGCGGCCGCAGAGCGTGTTCGGCTTCGCCACCACCTGGGCCGACCTGGCCCGGCAGGACCTCGCCGCCCGGGACCTCTCCTCGGTCGGCCTGTGGTGGAACACCGGCGACTGCGCGCACGAGGCGCACATCCGCCGCCTGATCGCCCAGGGCTCGCGCGAGACCGTCACCCGCGAGGGCCGCGGCCGCCTGGCGGGCTCGGTGTTCATCGACGGCCTGGGCTCCTCCGAGATGGGCCACTCGCACTTCCACATCACCCACGCCCCCGGCACCGAGAAATACGGCCGCTGCGTGGGCCGCCCGCACACCTTCGTCGACTGCGAGGTGGTCGGCCCGGACGGCGAGCCGCTCGGCCCCGGCGAGGTCGGCGAACTCGCCACCGCCTCCCCGACCCTGGCGCTCGGCTACTGGAACGACTCGGTCACCACCTACCGCACCCGGCTGCGCGGCCGCTTCCTCACCGGCGACCTGATGTACCGCGACGAGGACGGCTACTACTACCACGTCGACCGGCTGGTGGACGCGGTCGACCTCGGCGGCGGCCGACGGCTGTACACCGCGATGTCCGAGGAGCGGGTGCTGGCCGACGTCCCCGGCGTGCAGGACTGCACGGTCGTCGCGGTGAAGGACGTCGACCGGGTGGTCACCGACGTGCTGCTGCTGCTCGCGGACGGCGCCGACCCGGCCGCCGACCGCACCGCGGAGGTGCTCGCCGCGCTCGACCCGCACACCGCCGCCACCGTCCGCTCGGTCCTGGTGGTCGACGACGCGGACATCCCGCTCGGCCCGACCGGCAAGGTCCGCAAGGTCCTGCTGCGCGAGCGCCACCTCGCCGCGACGGCCCCGGCCCCGACCGCGACCGCCGCCACCGCCCCGGCGGCCGCCCGGTGA
- a CDS encoding beta-ketoacyl synthase N-terminal-like domain-containing protein → MNTLRTLASASWTPGEPPPPLPGFSASAFNPLVAAVAERCLAAHYGEPGEPRRTGLLLASAGGDRATARAIDTGAAGHRMPPLLFFQSNPNAVLGHVAARWGLTGPVVAITPVAAAAPGEVPPDALELAALLLADGDADQILVIAAEQAEQAEPVQQVGPAEQAEQAEQAEQAEQAEQAEQAEHAPGADHATAVLVTAA, encoded by the coding sequence GTGAACACCCTGCGCACCCTCGCCAGCGCGAGCTGGACCCCCGGCGAGCCGCCGCCCCCGCTGCCCGGCTTCTCCGCCTCGGCCTTCAACCCGCTGGTCGCGGCCGTCGCCGAGCGCTGCCTGGCCGCGCACTACGGCGAGCCCGGCGAGCCGCGCCGCACCGGCCTGCTGCTCGCCAGCGCCGGGGGCGACCGCGCCACCGCGCGGGCCATCGACACCGGCGCGGCGGGGCACCGGATGCCGCCGCTGCTGTTCTTCCAGTCCAACCCGAACGCCGTCCTGGGGCACGTCGCCGCCCGCTGGGGCCTGACCGGCCCGGTGGTCGCGATCACCCCCGTGGCGGCCGCCGCTCCCGGTGAAGTCCCGCCGGACGCACTGGAGTTGGCCGCCCTGCTGCTCGCGGACGGCGACGCCGACCAGATCCTGGTCATCGCCGCCGAACAGGCCGAACAGGCCGAGCCCGTCCAGCAGGTCGGTCCGGCCGAGCAGGCCGAGCAGGCCGAGCAGGCCGAGCAGGCCGAACAGGCCGAGCAGGCCGAACAGGCCGAGCACGCCCCGGGCGCCGACCACGCCACCGCCGTCCTGGTCACCGCCGCCTGA
- a CDS encoding beta-ketoacyl synthase N-terminal-like domain-containing protein, with protein MNSSAPPVGGPVFTGLGVLSAFGAGLAPLAAATAGTGTGDGTGAGFTEVTRFDVTRRGTRRAALLADPPPLAAAVLGAVADACAQSGLPSGAPLLLALHSDLRTREVAAEVSQVAVALGLAGVTRVYTGACVAAATAVADAAALVRSGRHPRVVVAAGHLVEPGVFAAFDAGRALARDGELRPFSTGRSGTLLGDAAAAVVVGRRTRPPGAAPPAGPAGRVGRSGDAHHVCRPRPDGAGVVRAVRSALDRAGVAPAEVGYVNANGTGSPMSDLAEARALREVFGGGPAGPPVSSSKSVHGHALEASALLELAVTIGALQSGRLPVNAGWLGPDPEVELDLVLPGPRADARPRYALSLNSAFGGANTALLVAAA; from the coding sequence ATGAACAGCAGCGCACCGCCGGTCGGAGGGCCGGTGTTCACCGGCCTGGGGGTGCTCAGCGCCTTCGGCGCCGGGCTCGCCCCGCTGGCCGCCGCGACCGCCGGGACCGGGACCGGGGACGGGACCGGGGCCGGGTTCACCGAGGTGACCCGCTTCGACGTCACCCGGCGCGGCACCCGGCGGGCGGCCCTGCTGGCCGACCCGCCGCCGCTGGCCGCCGCGGTGCTCGGCGCCGTCGCCGACGCGTGCGCGCAGTCCGGGCTCCCGTCCGGCGCGCCGCTGCTGCTCGCCCTGCACAGCGACCTGCGGACCCGCGAGGTCGCCGCGGAGGTGTCGCAGGTCGCCGTCGCCCTCGGCCTGGCCGGGGTGACCCGGGTCTACACCGGCGCCTGCGTGGCCGCCGCCACCGCGGTGGCCGACGCCGCCGCGCTGGTCCGCTCCGGCCGCCACCCCCGGGTGGTGGTCGCGGCCGGGCACCTGGTGGAGCCGGGCGTCTTCGCGGCCTTCGACGCGGGCCGGGCCCTGGCCCGCGACGGCGAACTGCGGCCGTTCAGCACCGGGCGCAGCGGCACCCTGCTGGGCGACGCCGCGGCGGCCGTGGTGGTCGGGCGGCGGACGCGGCCGCCGGGCGCGGCGCCGCCCGCTGGCCCGGCTGGCCGGGTGGGGCGATCCGGCGACGCGCACCACGTGTGCCGGCCGCGGCCGGACGGTGCGGGCGTGGTCCGGGCCGTCCGGTCCGCGCTGGACCGGGCGGGGGTCGCCCCGGCCGAGGTCGGCTACGTCAACGCCAACGGCACCGGTTCGCCGATGTCCGACCTGGCCGAGGCGCGGGCGTTGCGCGAGGTGTTCGGCGGCGGGCCGGCCGGGCCGCCGGTCAGCTCCAGCAAGTCCGTGCACGGGCACGCCCTGGAGGCCTCCGCACTGCTCGAACTCGCCGTCACCATCGGCGCGTTGCAGAGCGGACGGCTGCCGGTCAACGCCGGCTGGCTGGGCCCGGACCCGGAGGTCGAACTGGACCTCGTGCTGCCCGGGCCGCGCGCGGACGCCCGTCCGCGCTACGCGCTGAGCCTCAACTCGGCGTTCGGCGGCGCCAACACCGCACTCCTGGTGGCCGCCGCGTGA
- a CDS encoding acyl carrier protein: protein MSTPVLPGRAEVVRMLAAFGQRPESSVPDTLGSLELTWLTAEFEQHYGIELDLTDEQFAAVRTVDDAVEVLRGAVLAANPSPGTDGAARS from the coding sequence GTGAGCACGCCCGTGCTGCCGGGCCGGGCCGAGGTCGTGCGGATGCTCGCGGCGTTCGGGCAGCGCCCCGAGAGCAGCGTGCCCGATACCCTCGGCTCGCTCGAACTCACCTGGCTGACCGCCGAGTTCGAGCAGCACTACGGCATCGAGCTGGACCTCACGGACGAGCAGTTCGCGGCCGTCCGCACGGTGGACGACGCCGTCGAGGTGCTGCGCGGGGCCGTGCTCGCCGCCAACCCCTCCCCCGGCACCGACGGGGCCGCCCGGTCATGA
- a CDS encoding acyl carrier protein: MQERIRTFVIATLAEMNYDTAEVTGDTDLGPAGLDLESLALAELSVQVEDEFGIKFDMDELETTALMTLDQFTADVARRVAEGAATAGSAA, encoded by the coding sequence ATGCAGGAGCGCATCCGCACGTTCGTCATCGCGACGCTCGCCGAGATGAACTACGACACCGCCGAGGTCACCGGCGACACCGACCTCGGCCCCGCCGGCCTCGACCTGGAGTCGCTGGCCCTCGCCGAGCTCTCGGTCCAGGTCGAGGACGAGTTCGGGATCAAGTTCGACATGGACGAGCTGGAGACCACCGCGCTGATGACCCTCGACCAGTTCACCGCCGACGTGGCCCGCCGGGTCGCCGAGGGCGCCGCCACCGCCGGCAGCGCCGCGTGA